The Deltaproteobacteria bacterium region CAGGGACGCCGACGTGATGAGGTTCGGCAGGACGTACACCCCCCGCCGCAGGCCGTCCCCCCCGCGCCACTCCCCGCGGCTCACGGAAAGACTCCGATCACGCTCTCACCGGCGCGGACGCGGTCTCCGAGGGCGACCGACAGCCGCACCTCCGCCGGGAGGTACAGGTCGACCCGGGAGCCGAAACGGATCATCCCCACCCGCTGTCCCTGGCGCACCGCATCCCCCTCCTTGAGGTCGCACACGATCCGGCGGGCGAGCATCCCCGCGATCTGGACGTACGTCACCGTGCGCCCCCCGGGCGTGACGATCGCCACGCCGTTCTGTTCGTTCATGAGCGAGGCCTTGTCGACGCTCGCGACGTGGAACGCCCCCTTGCGGTACCGGACCGACGCCACCCGCCCCGTCACCGGCGCCC contains the following coding sequences:
- a CDS encoding phosphatidylserine decarboxylase family protein, with the translated sequence MSGRTGPMLAPEGWPFVLGGAAFAVVVYLLWPRGIPLAALGLLLALFSLWFFRNPDRTPPPGAGVVVSPADGRIVYAGESPPGRYALVAGKRVSVFMSPLDVHVNRAPVTGRVASVRYRKGAFHVASVDKASLMNEQNGVAIVTPGGRTVTYVQIAGMLARRIVCDLKEGDAVRQGQRVGMIRFGSRVDLYLPAEVRLSVALGDRVRAGESVIGVFP